In Ailuropoda melanoleuca isolate Jingjing chromosome X, ASM200744v2, whole genome shotgun sequence, a single genomic region encodes these proteins:
- the SERPINA7 gene encoding thyroxine-binding globulin isoform X1: MCYYLPSKMPLFLYMVLLVFELHCEPPNRAEGKVTTCNSSQQNATFYKMSSINADFAFNLYRRFTVETPDRNIFFSPVSISAALAMLSFGACYSTQTQILESLGFNHTGTPMTEIQQGFQHLICSLNFPKKELELQMRNTLFIGKQLKPLAQFLDDVKSLYATEVFSTDFSNVSAAQQEINSHVEKKTKGKVVGLIQDLKPNTIMVLVNYIHFKAQWANPFDPSKTEEGSSFSVDKTTTVQVPMMHQMEQYYHLVDMDLNYIVLQMDYSKNALALFVLPKEGQMEWVEGAMSSKTLKKWNHLLQKGWIDLFVPKFSISATYDLGAIFLKMGIQNAFADNANFLGLMGDNGLKFSNAAHKAVLHIGERGTEAVVVPEVRFLDQPEITLLHPIIQFDRSFLLLISEKSTRSILFLGKVVDPTEV; this comes from the exons ATGTGCT ATTACCTTCCTTCCAAAATGCCACTGTTCCTCTATATGGTTCTCTTGGTATTTGAACTTCATTGTGAACCACCTAACAGAGCTGAAGGCAAAGTAACCACCTGCAATTCCTCCCAACAAAATGCCACTTTCTATAAGATGTCATCCATCAATGCTGACTTTGCATTTAACCTGTACCGGAGGTTCACTGTGGAGACCCCAGATCGAAACATCTTCTTTTCCCCTGTGAGCATTTCTGCAGCTTTAGCCATGCTCTCCTTTGGGGCTTGCTACAGCACCCAAACTCAAATCCTGGAAAGCTTGGGGTTtaaccacacaggcaccccaatgacAGAGATCCAGCAGGGCTTCCAGCACCTGATCTGTTCACtgaattttccaaagaaggaGTTAgaattacaaatgagaaatacCCTCTTCATTGGGAAGCAGCTGAAACCACTGGCACAGTTCTTGGATGATGTCAAGAGCCTCTATGCGACTGAGGTATTTTCTACCGACTTCTCCAATGTTTCTGCAGCCCAGCAGGAGATCAACAGTCATGTGGAGAAGAAAACTAAAGGGAAAGTTGTAGGCCTCATCCAAGACCTCAAGCCAAACACCATCATGGTCCTGGTGAACTATATTCACTTTAAAG CCCAGTGGGCAAATCCTTTTGATCCATCCAAGACAGAAGAGGGTTCCAGCTTCTCAGTGGACAAAACCACAACAGTGCAGGTGCCCATGATGCACCAGATGGAACAATACTATCACCTGGTGGATATGGACCTGAACTACATAGTGCTTCAAATGGACTACAGCAAGAATGCTCTAGCACTCTTTGTCCTTCCCAAAGAGGGTCAGATGGAATGGGTGGAAGGGGCCATGTCATCTAAAACACTGAAGAAGTGGAACCACTTACTTCAGAAGGG GTGGATTGACTTGTTTGTTCCaaagttttccatttctgccaCATATGACCTTGGAGCCATCTTTCTGAAGATGGGCATCCAGAATGCCTTTGCTGATAATGCCAATTTTCTTGGACTTATGGGGGACAACGGTCTTAAATTTTCCAAT GCTGCCCACAAGGCTGTGCTGCACATTGGTGAAAGGGGAACTGAAGCTGTAGTTGTCCCTGAAGTCAGATTCCTGGATCAGCCTGAGATAACTCTCCTTCACCCTATCATCCAATTTGATAGAtcctttctgttgttgatttcggAGAAAAGCACCAGGAGCATTCTCTTTCTAGGGAAAGTTGTGGACCCAACGGAAGTATAA
- the SERPINA7 gene encoding thyroxine-binding globulin isoform X2 has product MPLFLYMVLLVFELHCEPPNRAEGKVTTCNSSQQNATFYKMSSINADFAFNLYRRFTVETPDRNIFFSPVSISAALAMLSFGACYSTQTQILESLGFNHTGTPMTEIQQGFQHLICSLNFPKKELELQMRNTLFIGKQLKPLAQFLDDVKSLYATEVFSTDFSNVSAAQQEINSHVEKKTKGKVVGLIQDLKPNTIMVLVNYIHFKAQWANPFDPSKTEEGSSFSVDKTTTVQVPMMHQMEQYYHLVDMDLNYIVLQMDYSKNALALFVLPKEGQMEWVEGAMSSKTLKKWNHLLQKGWIDLFVPKFSISATYDLGAIFLKMGIQNAFADNANFLGLMGDNGLKFSNAAHKAVLHIGERGTEAVVVPEVRFLDQPEITLLHPIIQFDRSFLLLISEKSTRSILFLGKVVDPTEV; this is encoded by the exons ATGCCACTGTTCCTCTATATGGTTCTCTTGGTATTTGAACTTCATTGTGAACCACCTAACAGAGCTGAAGGCAAAGTAACCACCTGCAATTCCTCCCAACAAAATGCCACTTTCTATAAGATGTCATCCATCAATGCTGACTTTGCATTTAACCTGTACCGGAGGTTCACTGTGGAGACCCCAGATCGAAACATCTTCTTTTCCCCTGTGAGCATTTCTGCAGCTTTAGCCATGCTCTCCTTTGGGGCTTGCTACAGCACCCAAACTCAAATCCTGGAAAGCTTGGGGTTtaaccacacaggcaccccaatgacAGAGATCCAGCAGGGCTTCCAGCACCTGATCTGTTCACtgaattttccaaagaaggaGTTAgaattacaaatgagaaatacCCTCTTCATTGGGAAGCAGCTGAAACCACTGGCACAGTTCTTGGATGATGTCAAGAGCCTCTATGCGACTGAGGTATTTTCTACCGACTTCTCCAATGTTTCTGCAGCCCAGCAGGAGATCAACAGTCATGTGGAGAAGAAAACTAAAGGGAAAGTTGTAGGCCTCATCCAAGACCTCAAGCCAAACACCATCATGGTCCTGGTGAACTATATTCACTTTAAAG CCCAGTGGGCAAATCCTTTTGATCCATCCAAGACAGAAGAGGGTTCCAGCTTCTCAGTGGACAAAACCACAACAGTGCAGGTGCCCATGATGCACCAGATGGAACAATACTATCACCTGGTGGATATGGACCTGAACTACATAGTGCTTCAAATGGACTACAGCAAGAATGCTCTAGCACTCTTTGTCCTTCCCAAAGAGGGTCAGATGGAATGGGTGGAAGGGGCCATGTCATCTAAAACACTGAAGAAGTGGAACCACTTACTTCAGAAGGG GTGGATTGACTTGTTTGTTCCaaagttttccatttctgccaCATATGACCTTGGAGCCATCTTTCTGAAGATGGGCATCCAGAATGCCTTTGCTGATAATGCCAATTTTCTTGGACTTATGGGGGACAACGGTCTTAAATTTTCCAAT GCTGCCCACAAGGCTGTGCTGCACATTGGTGAAAGGGGAACTGAAGCTGTAGTTGTCCCTGAAGTCAGATTCCTGGATCAGCCTGAGATAACTCTCCTTCACCCTATCATCCAATTTGATAGAtcctttctgttgttgatttcggAGAAAAGCACCAGGAGCATTCTCTTTCTAGGGAAAGTTGTGGACCCAACGGAAGTATAA